One part of the Dyadobacter sp. 676 genome encodes these proteins:
- a CDS encoding RagB/SusD family nutrient uptake outer membrane protein — protein sequence MLFCSSRRRAVRIFSKKTLKGQVVGTNAISDIAGLEAALTGSYKGLLRTWARGFLTSAIQGYGMGADDISTISGGNKADFREIDQFNVTSANPRLFQIWSGCYKTIQGANNIINNYQRVTGDPVRINSIVGEAYFLRALGYYWLVRGYGNIPLITTADFSDDLLTIQKSAPAEVYKLIEEDLQKAEAMLPDKKRDPGRPNKGSAKAMLADVYLTEGGWPIKDASKYALAAAKAREVIDNKDLYGFDLVPDLATLWSGTATAAGTKEEVFAFQTSENFGGSTNSFYGLPTVPGDENGWDDYLAEITFFNKFPAGKRKDVTFHTVFAKPDGTKIPWQQSLSKHPYYAKFRLADNTKFTSSMPVHMIRYAHVLLVYAEAQARAGASPDALAYASVNAVRRRAGLADLSGLSKTAFIDAVIDERAWEFAGEWTRWFDLLRLEKVAEANAHKAPDDLKPIGDLSKGNYWYPAPIGDANINPNL from the coding sequence TTGTTATTCTGCTCGTCGCGGCGGCGGGCTGTAAGGATTTTCTCGAAGAAGACCCTAAAAGGGCAGGTGGTAGGCACCAACGCCATTTCCGATATTGCCGGACTCGAAGCGGCGTTGACCGGAAGCTACAAGGGGTTGCTGCGCACATGGGCACGTGGTTTCCTGACGTCCGCGATTCAGGGCTACGGCATGGGAGCGGACGATATTTCCACCATTTCGGGTGGTAACAAGGCCGATTTCCGGGAGATCGACCAGTTCAACGTGACGTCGGCCAACCCGCGTTTGTTCCAGATCTGGAGCGGTTGCTACAAAACCATCCAGGGCGCCAACAACATCATCAATAACTACCAGCGGGTAACCGGCGACCCCGTGCGTATCAATTCCATCGTCGGCGAAGCGTATTTCCTTCGGGCGCTGGGGTACTACTGGCTGGTAAGGGGTTATGGGAACATTCCCCTCATTACCACCGCCGATTTTTCGGACGACCTGCTGACCATTCAGAAAAGTGCGCCCGCAGAAGTGTACAAACTGATCGAGGAAGATTTACAAAAGGCGGAAGCCATGCTGCCCGACAAAAAACGTGACCCGGGCAGGCCCAATAAGGGTTCTGCGAAAGCCATGCTCGCCGACGTGTACCTGACAGAAGGCGGCTGGCCCATCAAAGACGCTTCGAAATACGCATTGGCGGCGGCGAAGGCCAGGGAAGTGATCGATAATAAAGATCTGTATGGCTTCGACCTCGTGCCGGACCTGGCTACATTGTGGTCGGGAACCGCAACGGCCGCAGGTACGAAGGAAGAGGTTTTCGCATTCCAGACCTCGGAGAATTTTGGTGGCTCGACCAACTCGTTTTATGGCCTGCCGACCGTTCCGGGAGATGAAAACGGCTGGGACGATTACCTCGCGGAGATCACCTTCTTTAATAAATTCCCGGCCGGAAAACGCAAGGATGTTACTTTCCATACTGTTTTCGCCAAACCGGACGGCACGAAAATTCCCTGGCAGCAAAGCCTTTCGAAGCACCCGTATTATGCCAAATTCCGCCTGGCGGACAATACCAAGTTTACATCGTCGATGCCGGTGCATATGATCCGTTACGCGCATGTGTTGCTCGTGTACGCGGAAGCGCAGGCCAGGGCGGGAGCGTCGCCCGATGCGCTGGCGTATGCGTCGGTGAATGCGGTGCGCAGGCGTGCGGGGCTGGCCGATCTGAGCGGTTTGTCGAAAACAGCTTTCATAGATGCCGTTATCGACGAGCGTGCGTGGGAGTTTGCAGGCGAATGGACGCGCT
- a CDS encoding TonB-dependent receptor: MKKNYKLTGALRLCLSLTALFLWLTAGAWAASVRGRVTSEKNDPLVGVNVIVKGTSTGTSTDADGRFSIHLPDGSNTLIFSFIGYVSKEVTVGNESEITVKLAADTKILNEVVVVGYGTQRKSDVTGSLSSISADQFREQPVNRLDQVLQGRAAGVQVTNASGSPGGDVRIRIRGANSINGDNSPLYVVDGFVGADFNNINPDDIASLEVLKDASATAIYGSRGSNGVIIITTKTGKKGAMQVNFVARFSSSSVLKRMDLLGAAEYAETVNARAAATNSNPVFTPAQIDQFRQNGGTDWQDEILRKAGGQEYQLGISGGSDKTTYLISANYLKQNGIVNNSDFRRYSVRSNISSQVSDKFSVRLNFTGTRRENHNTGGTGARGSALGQAFAWAPTTPVYDANGNYTYRDPTGSIFENPVALTTDADNRTNRSIVNLIGGLRYEFIPGLALDVQYGVNYINQQDKTYAGPLISSYLPRAGRSSGEQITLQNTNSLNYKKIFGKHSFDIIGVFETQKQIGESFYANATNLTYPAQSYNNLALAASNLIGSGYSKWSLMSYLGRINYGFNDRYLLSATVRRDGSSKFQGNNKWSVFPSVAVGWKVSEEAFMKSQHVFGSLKLRGSWGLTGNQAINPYGTLSSYITNVDDAAVAFTSGYFTNGITNGIVLGNPGNPDLKWETTGQVNVGLDAEILHGRVSFSADYFVKNTRDLLLSQPLPAYIGGNTILKNIGEVQNKGWEFSVDADILQAGEFRWNSNMNATFIKNRVVKLASASDTIFAATEFVLIPGQQMAAFWGLNYLGTWKANEADQAAVYNQKPGDARYQDLNNDKVVDAKDYQVIGNGMPKTTLGWNNTFTYKGLSLNVFLQGVFGFDKLNYTYANGIVGSTDVRQPTFAAIRDRYIPGVNETSDIPAFSSAKENFYTQSTRFLEKGDFLRMKNVSLAYDLPKALVKNVAAIRVFVSGTNLLTFTKYKGIDPESTSNGVGDIVQNIDHASYPNAKTFTAGLNVTF, translated from the coding sequence ATGAAGAAAAACTACAAACTGACGGGCGCGCTGCGGCTTTGCCTGTCGCTCACCGCGCTGTTTCTCTGGCTGACAGCCGGTGCATGGGCCGCCTCCGTTCGCGGACGGGTTACGTCCGAGAAGAATGATCCGCTCGTAGGCGTTAATGTGATCGTGAAGGGGACTTCCACAGGCACCAGCACCGATGCCGACGGGCGTTTCAGCATCCATCTGCCCGATGGCAGTAACACACTCATTTTTTCCTTCATCGGGTATGTTTCGAAGGAAGTCACGGTAGGCAATGAGTCGGAAATCACTGTAAAGCTGGCGGCGGACACCAAAATTCTGAACGAAGTGGTCGTGGTCGGTTACGGTACACAGCGCAAAAGCGACGTCACGGGCTCTTTGAGCTCTATTTCCGCCGATCAGTTCAGGGAGCAGCCTGTCAATCGCCTCGACCAGGTGTTGCAAGGCCGGGCGGCAGGCGTGCAGGTCACCAATGCATCGGGTTCGCCGGGCGGCGATGTGCGTATACGGATCAGGGGCGCAAATTCCATCAACGGCGATAACAGCCCGCTGTATGTAGTCGATGGCTTCGTAGGGGCGGATTTTAACAACATTAACCCCGACGACATCGCCTCGCTGGAAGTGTTGAAAGACGCGTCGGCGACGGCCATTTACGGAAGCCGGGGATCGAACGGCGTGATTATCATTACCACTAAAACCGGTAAGAAAGGTGCGATGCAGGTCAATTTCGTGGCTCGGTTTTCATCCTCGTCGGTTTTGAAGCGGATGGACCTGCTCGGTGCGGCGGAGTATGCCGAGACGGTGAATGCCCGGGCCGCGGCTACCAATTCCAATCCGGTGTTCACGCCGGCCCAGATCGACCAGTTCCGGCAGAACGGAGGTACCGACTGGCAGGACGAAATCCTACGTAAAGCGGGCGGGCAGGAATACCAGCTCGGCATTTCGGGAGGTAGCGACAAAACCACTTACCTGATTTCGGCAAACTATCTAAAACAGAACGGGATCGTGAATAACTCCGATTTCCGGCGCTATTCGGTCCGCTCGAACATCAGCTCGCAGGTTTCCGACAAGTTTTCGGTACGGCTGAATTTTACAGGCACGCGGCGCGAAAACCATAATACGGGCGGCACGGGCGCACGCGGGAGCGCACTCGGGCAGGCTTTCGCATGGGCGCCTACCACGCCCGTGTACGACGCCAACGGAAACTACACCTACCGCGACCCGACTGGCTCGATCTTCGAAAACCCCGTCGCGCTGACCACCGACGCCGACAACCGCACCAACCGCAGCATCGTAAACCTGATCGGCGGACTGCGCTATGAGTTCATTCCGGGGCTTGCGCTGGACGTCCAGTATGGTGTAAATTATATCAACCAACAGGATAAGACTTATGCCGGGCCGCTCATTTCCTCCTATTTGCCCCGCGCAGGCCGCAGCTCGGGCGAGCAGATCACTTTGCAGAACACCAATTCCCTGAATTACAAGAAAATATTCGGTAAGCACAGCTTCGACATTATCGGCGTTTTTGAAACCCAGAAACAGATCGGCGAATCGTTCTACGCCAATGCGACCAATCTGACCTACCCGGCGCAGTCATACAACAACCTGGCATTGGCCGCTTCTAACCTCATTGGTTCGGGATATTCCAAATGGAGCCTGATGTCGTACCTCGGGCGGATCAATTACGGCTTCAACGACCGCTATCTGCTCTCGGCGACGGTCCGGCGCGATGGTTCCTCGAAATTCCAGGGTAACAATAAGTGGAGCGTATTCCCGTCGGTGGCTGTGGGCTGGAAGGTTTCCGAAGAAGCATTTATGAAAAGCCAGCATGTATTCGGGAGCCTGAAACTCCGCGGCAGCTGGGGATTGACGGGAAATCAGGCCATTAATCCATACGGAACGCTTTCAAGTTACATTACCAATGTCGATGACGCCGCCGTGGCTTTCACTTCGGGGTATTTTACCAATGGCATTACCAATGGTATCGTGCTCGGTAACCCCGGTAATCCCGATTTGAAATGGGAAACAACCGGGCAGGTAAACGTCGGCCTGGATGCGGAGATCCTGCATGGACGGGTGTCGTTTTCCGCCGACTATTTTGTGAAAAATACCCGCGACTTACTGCTGAGCCAGCCGCTGCCTGCCTATATCGGTGGAAACACTATCCTCAAAAATATCGGCGAGGTACAAAATAAGGGCTGGGAGTTTTCGGTGGACGCCGACATCCTGCAAGCCGGGGAATTCCGCTGGAACAGCAATATGAATGCCACTTTTATCAAAAACAGGGTGGTGAAACTGGCTTCCGCGAGTGACACTATTTTTGCCGCCACGGAATTCGTGCTTATTCCCGGCCAGCAAATGGCGGCTTTCTGGGGACTTAACTACCTCGGAACCTGGAAAGCCAACGAAGCCGATCAGGCGGCGGTTTACAATCAGAAACCCGGCGACGCCCGCTATCAGGACCTGAATAACGACAAGGTGGTGGATGCCAAGGATTATCAGGTCATCGGCAACGGAATGCCTAAAACCACTTTGGGATGGAATAATACATTTACTTACAAAGGCTTGTCCCTGAACGTTTTCCTGCAAGGGGTTTTTGGGTTCGACAAACTGAATTACACCTATGCGAACGGCATCGTAGGCAGCACCGATGTACGCCAGCCGACGTTCGCGGCGATCAGGGACCGCTACATTCCGGGCGTGAACGAGACTTCGGACATTCCGGCGTTCAGCAGCGCGAAGGAAAATTTCTATACGCAGTCGACCCGCTTTCTGGAAAAAGGCGATTTCCTGAGAATGAAAAATGTCAGTCTGGCTTACGATCTTCCGAAAGCCCTCGTGAAGAACGTCGCGGCGATCCGGGTATTCGTAAGCGGGACCAACCTTTTGACGTTCACGAAGTACAAGGGGATCGACCCGGAGTCGACTTCGAATGGCGTGGGCGACATTGTGCAAAACATCGACCATGCTTCTTACCCCAATGCAAAGACCTTCACTGCGGGCCTTAATGTGACATTTTAA
- a CDS encoding LacI family DNA-binding transcriptional regulator, translating into MEDITLKTIATKLGISISTVSRALKNHPDIKETTRQAVYELAEQLDYEPNQLAFQLLNRRSNTIGVVVPKISYALYLQAIPGMAEVAEKHGYQLLICQTDDSYEKEVRQIHSLLSSRTSGIVLSMSANTTNYDHLLKIQRKNVPLVLFNRDCEEITCSKVLIDNHGAAYEATSVLIGQGRRKIAFFRGPQHLQISQKRFEGYSQALSDHGIPLDQRIIKVADQEKESIVAAINELFDSGADHDAILAYSDQIAQWALVIARQRGIRIPHDLAIIGFYNEPTNELLDPPLSSVSQPAYEMGVKAMELVFKELNSTRFAFERVVLESSLVLRGSS; encoded by the coding sequence ATGGAGGACATCACACTGAAAACCATTGCCACCAAACTGGGGATTTCCATTTCCACCGTTTCGAGGGCACTGAAAAATCATCCGGACATTAAAGAAACCACCCGGCAAGCCGTGTATGAGCTCGCCGAGCAGCTCGACTACGAACCTAACCAGCTCGCATTCCAGCTTCTCAACCGGCGCAGCAACACCATTGGCGTGGTGGTGCCGAAAATCAGCTACGCATTGTATCTGCAGGCTATCCCGGGCATGGCCGAAGTCGCCGAAAAGCATGGCTATCAGCTGCTGATCTGCCAAACGGACGACAGTTACGAAAAGGAAGTACGCCAGATCCACAGCTTGCTGAGCTCGCGGACGTCGGGAATCGTACTCTCGATGTCGGCCAACACCACCAATTACGATCATTTACTGAAAATCCAACGCAAGAATGTGCCACTGGTGCTTTTCAACCGCGATTGTGAGGAAATTACCTGCTCCAAGGTGCTGATCGACAACCACGGGGCGGCCTACGAGGCTACGTCGGTGCTAATCGGGCAGGGACGGCGCAAAATAGCGTTTTTCAGGGGCCCGCAGCATCTGCAAATCAGCCAGAAACGTTTCGAGGGCTATTCGCAGGCCCTTTCCGACCACGGCATTCCGCTTGATCAGCGCATTATCAAAGTCGCCGACCAGGAAAAGGAATCCATCGTCGCCGCCATCAACGAGCTCTTCGACTCCGGGGCCGATCACGACGCCATCCTCGCATACAGCGACCAGATTGCCCAATGGGCGCTTGTCATCGCCCGGCAACGCGGCATCCGCATCCCGCACGACCTGGCTATCATCGGTTTTTATAACGAGCCCACCAACGAGCTCCTCGACCCACCCCTAAGCTCCGTCTCCCAGCCTGCATACGAGATGGGTGTAAAAGCCATGGAACTGGTTTTCAAGGAACTGAACAGTACCCGGTTCGCATTCGAGCGGGTGGTACTGGAGAGTTCGCTGGTGTTGCGGGGGTCGAGTTAG
- a CDS encoding alpha/beta hydrolase-fold protein translates to MKPFNKYLLITSFLAAPLLSAAQQANVNLDWAPQRNTGQLVPYGGNVISPEVKDDHTITFRVKAPDAQKVELTGGPILLALKSKNNIPFTKNSEGLWTLTVGPVKPDIYVYRLLIDGVAVADPNNTLTGASNQPGYSNVVVHDSKPAYYDAQNVPHGSITRHIYHSKVLNGEREMFVYTPPGYDPEKKYPVLYLLGGSGELASGWTVDGRANFIADNLLAEGKMVPMIIAMPNNQVIHRNDPDHLQKTYKLFEEELRNQIVPFVDAHYSTVKDRKGRAIAGLSMGGRHTQAVGFNAIDLFSSFGILSAGDLEPEKLNPAFFDDPKTREKVDYLLIGLGTGEQDFVGKRSAATHAALERIGVKHDYFIGGDGAHDWGTWRLLLHGKLLPGLFK, encoded by the coding sequence ATGAAACCCTTTAATAAATACCTGCTCATCACTTCGTTCCTTGCCGCGCCGCTGCTTTCGGCAGCCCAGCAGGCGAACGTCAACCTCGACTGGGCGCCGCAGAGAAATACCGGGCAACTCGTGCCTTACGGCGGGAATGTCATCTCGCCGGAAGTGAAGGACGACCATACGATTACGTTCCGCGTCAAGGCCCCTGACGCACAGAAAGTCGAGCTCACGGGCGGGCCGATATTGCTCGCATTGAAGAGCAAAAACAATATCCCGTTCACGAAAAATAGCGAGGGCCTATGGACGCTCACCGTCGGTCCCGTAAAGCCGGACATATATGTGTACCGCCTCCTGATCGACGGCGTGGCCGTGGCCGACCCTAACAATACGCTCACGGGCGCTTCGAACCAGCCGGGATACAGCAACGTGGTGGTACACGATAGCAAGCCCGCCTACTACGATGCGCAAAATGTGCCCCACGGCAGCATTACAAGGCACATTTACCATTCGAAGGTGCTGAATGGCGAACGGGAGATGTTCGTTTACACGCCACCTGGTTACGATCCTGAAAAGAAATACCCCGTGCTGTACCTGCTGGGCGGCAGCGGGGAGCTGGCTTCGGGATGGACCGTCGACGGCCGGGCCAATTTCATCGCCGACAACCTGTTGGCCGAAGGGAAAATGGTGCCGATGATTATCGCCATGCCTAATAACCAGGTAATACACCGCAACGATCCCGACCATTTGCAAAAAACCTATAAACTGTTCGAAGAAGAGCTACGGAACCAGATCGTGCCGTTTGTGGACGCGCATTACAGCACGGTAAAAGACCGTAAAGGCCGGGCCATTGCGGGACTTTCCATGGGTGGGCGCCATACCCAGGCCGTGGGCTTCAATGCGATCGACCTGTTCAGCTCGTTCGGGATACTAAGCGCGGGCGACCTGGAACCGGAAAAACTGAACCCCGCATTCTTCGATGATCCCAAAACCAGGGAAAAGGTGGATTACCTGCTCATAGGGCTGGGCACCGGCGAGCAGGACTTTGTAGGAAAAAGATCCGCCGCCACGCATGCCGCGCTGGAGAGAATCGGCGTTAAACACGATTACTTCATCGGCGGCGACGGCGCACACGACTGGGGCACATGGCGGCTGCTGCTACACGGGAAGTTGCTTCCTGGATTATTTAAATGA
- a CDS encoding TonB-dependent receptor has translation MKYLLTTLIITFSIVCQAQTQPDTLKAHALDEVVVTASRVMERILVSPVSVQKVGAKAAALSPALSFFDALENVQGVHMITPSMSFKVLNARGFSNTTNVRFAQLTDGMDVQSPHIGGAIGNSLGPTDLDIASIEILPGTASALYGMNTVNGLANFFTKNPFNSQGFSIQQKTAVNHVNDKHSNVKLFTETTLRFAKVVAPKFAFKVNGAFTKGYDWIAFDQTELNANANSSTGLLGADNPASDPVNSYGNESSNRKTITLGGKRYVVSRTGYQESEVVDYRLQNVKGDVGLYYKVAPGAVLTYTYHFGLMDNVYQRANRFRLRNYLVQQHGVQYQSASVQARLYINSENTGRSYNLRSMAENIDRSYKSDNDWYADFARGFNSATAGGANVADAMRQARIAADAGRFLPGTDRLNEQLRKLQDINNWDVGAALRVKADFVHAEVQVSLTERYLKAWKDKYELDILVGADHRTYVIVPDGNYFVNPEPGKDGKNIAYDRTGGYVSVNKDFFEKKLRLGTVLRADKNDYFKTTFTPRIAAVYSPVHDHNIRVSFQTGYRFPSIFEAFSNVNSGGVKRVGGLPVMSQGIFEQAWLANSIAGFQQAVLNDINQNGLSQDTAIEKNKGLLKKNPYTYVKPEYTRTWEAGYKGLFFSRALFVNADLYFNRYSNFIAQANMNVPLSADPEAIPSDLYDKARQAQYRMYTNSRSVINNYGFSAGLNCQWEKKWIFGANATFARLKNTENRDGLEDGFNTPEWMWNCSVSRTNLLGHLDATISYKWQSDYFSQTFLVTGNVPSYSSFDAQVACRIPALKSRIKAGASNLLNKYYVSFLGGPSVGGMYYLMLAFNVE, from the coding sequence ATGAAGTACCTGCTTACTACGCTGATTATTACATTTTCAATCGTTTGTCAGGCTCAAACCCAGCCCGATACCCTCAAAGCGCATGCGCTCGATGAAGTGGTGGTGACGGCCTCGCGGGTGATGGAGCGTATTCTCGTGTCGCCCGTCAGCGTGCAGAAGGTGGGCGCGAAAGCGGCCGCGTTATCACCCGCATTGTCTTTTTTCGATGCATTGGAAAATGTGCAGGGCGTGCATATGATCACACCTTCGATGAGTTTTAAAGTGCTGAATGCGAGAGGGTTTTCCAATACAACGAATGTCCGTTTCGCTCAACTGACCGACGGAATGGACGTACAATCGCCGCATATCGGCGGGGCGATAGGTAACTCTCTCGGTCCCACGGACCTGGATATCGCGAGTATCGAAATATTGCCGGGCACGGCGTCGGCCCTGTATGGAATGAATACCGTGAACGGACTAGCCAATTTTTTTACCAAAAATCCATTCAATTCCCAGGGTTTCTCGATCCAGCAGAAAACGGCCGTCAATCACGTCAATGACAAACACAGCAATGTAAAGTTGTTTACCGAAACTACGCTTCGGTTCGCAAAAGTCGTCGCTCCGAAATTTGCATTCAAAGTAAACGGCGCATTCACAAAAGGCTACGACTGGATTGCCTTCGACCAAACGGAACTCAACGCCAACGCGAACAGCAGCACCGGTTTGCTGGGCGCAGACAATCCGGCGAGCGATCCCGTGAACAGCTACGGCAACGAAAGCTCCAACCGCAAAACCATAACGCTTGGAGGCAAACGCTATGTCGTCAGCCGCACCGGGTATCAGGAGTCGGAAGTCGTGGATTATCGTTTGCAGAATGTCAAAGGCGATGTGGGGCTGTATTATAAAGTCGCGCCCGGCGCAGTGCTGACTTACACCTATCATTTTGGGCTAATGGACAATGTGTACCAGCGTGCGAATCGTTTCCGCCTCCGGAATTACCTGGTACAACAGCACGGCGTGCAATACCAGTCGGCGTCGGTGCAGGCCAGATTGTACATCAATTCCGAAAATACGGGCCGCTCGTACAACCTGCGATCGATGGCCGAGAACATTGACCGTAGCTACAAATCGGATAACGACTGGTACGCCGATTTTGCGCGAGGCTTTAATTCCGCGACCGCCGGCGGCGCGAATGTGGCCGATGCAATGCGTCAGGCGCGTATAGCGGCCGACGCCGGACGTTTCCTGCCTGGCACAGACCGTCTCAATGAACAATTACGGAAATTACAGGATATCAATAACTGGGACGTCGGCGCCGCATTGCGCGTGAAAGCGGATTTTGTGCACGCCGAAGTACAGGTGAGTCTGACGGAGAGATACCTCAAAGCCTGGAAAGACAAATATGAATTGGACATCCTGGTCGGCGCGGACCATCGCACGTACGTGATCGTGCCGGACGGCAATTATTTCGTCAATCCGGAACCGGGAAAGGACGGCAAGAATATTGCTTATGACAGGACAGGGGGTTATGTGTCTGTTAATAAGGACTTTTTTGAGAAAAAACTCAGGCTCGGCACCGTGTTGCGGGCAGATAAGAATGATTATTTCAAAACCACATTCACTCCGCGGATAGCTGCCGTTTACAGTCCCGTGCATGACCATAACATACGCGTTTCGTTCCAGACGGGTTATCGCTTCCCGAGTATTTTTGAAGCGTTCAGCAACGTCAACAGCGGAGGCGTGAAGCGGGTGGGAGGGCTGCCGGTGATGTCGCAGGGTATCTTTGAGCAGGCATGGCTTGCCAATTCGATCGCCGGTTTCCAGCAGGCGGTCCTGAACGATATTAATCAGAATGGTCTTAGCCAGGACACCGCTATTGAAAAAAACAAAGGGTTGCTTAAAAAGAACCCCTATACCTACGTAAAGCCCGAATACACGCGCACGTGGGAGGCGGGCTACAAAGGCCTGTTTTTCAGTCGTGCGTTGTTCGTGAATGCGGATCTGTATTTCAACCGTTACAGCAATTTTATTGCGCAGGCGAATATGAATGTGCCACTATCGGCTGACCCGGAGGCTATTCCCAGCGACCTTTATGACAAAGCCAGGCAGGCCCAGTACCGGATGTACACCAACTCGCGTTCGGTGATCAACAACTACGGTTTCAGCGCGGGTTTGAATTGTCAATGGGAGAAAAAGTGGATATTCGGGGCCAATGCCACATTCGCCCGGTTGAAAAACACCGAAAACCGGGACGGGCTCGAAGACGGGTTCAACACGCCCGAATGGATGTGGAACTGCTCAGTTTCCCGCACCAACCTGCTCGGCCATCTCGACGCCACCATTTCATACAAATGGCAATCGGACTACTTTTCGCAAACATTCCTCGTTACCGGCAACGTACCGTCATACAGCAGCTTCGACGCCCAGGTTGCCTGCCGCATACCGGCGCTCAAAAGCCGGATCAAAGCAGGAGCGAGCAATCTGCTCAACAAGTACTACGTCTCGTTCCTGGGCGGCCCGTCCGTCGGCGGGATGTATTATTTGATGTTGGCGTTTAATGTTGAATGA
- a CDS encoding KTSC domain-containing protein — translation MPSSVVAKMIYDEEKQTLRIVYVSGMVYDYKNVPWEVFQAMKASGSKGTFLNKHIKGNFEFEKVE, via the coding sequence ATGCCATCCTCGGTCGTTGCAAAGATGATCTATGACGAAGAAAAGCAGACATTGCGGATCGTGTATGTCTCGGGGATGGTATACGACTACAAAAACGTCCCCTGGGAAGTGTTCCAGGCCATGAAAGCCTCGGGCTCCAAGGGTACGTTTCTGAACAAGCATATCAAGGGGAATTTTGAATTTGAGAAGGTTGAGTGA
- a CDS encoding lipid-binding SYLF domain-containing protein, protein MKVQAILLLGLAFSVPSLAQNKEEDKINAATAVLSDFNGIQIPAQLVQASRGIIIIPRMINGGLIVGGKHGRGLAMIKREDGKWSDPVFVTITGGSVGAQIGVQAVDLVLLFKSEKSLMNIEKGDYTLGGDLSVAAGPVSKSASATTDYKLEAEVYSYSRAKGLFAGVTVNGAILDVDVRANTGLYGSKATVQSIFTESNISSRAVDDLRKALDEFN, encoded by the coding sequence ATGAAAGTACAGGCCATCCTCTTACTCGGACTGGCATTTTCGGTCCCTTCTTTGGCACAGAATAAAGAAGAAGATAAAATAAACGCGGCCACCGCAGTGCTCAGCGACTTCAATGGAATCCAGATTCCGGCGCAACTGGTGCAGGCTTCCAGGGGTATCATCATTATTCCCCGCATGATCAACGGCGGACTAATCGTCGGCGGCAAGCACGGCAGAGGCCTGGCGATGATAAAGAGAGAAGACGGCAAATGGAGCGACCCCGTCTTCGTGACGATTACCGGCGGGAGCGTCGGGGCGCAGATTGGCGTGCAGGCCGTGGACCTGGTGTTGCTCTTCAAAAGTGAAAAATCGCTGATGAATATCGAAAAAGGGGATTACACCCTTGGAGGCGACCTTTCCGTGGCTGCGGGCCCGGTCAGCAAAAGCGCCTCCGCCACCACCGATTACAAACTTGAAGCCGAGGTATATTCCTATTCGCGTGCCAAGGGGCTGTTCGCAGGCGTGACTGTCAATGGAGCCATACTCGACGTCGACGTGCGCGCCAATACCGGGCTGTACGGCAGCAAGGCCACGGTTCAATCCATTTTTACAGAATCCAACATCTCATCCAGGGCCGTGGACGACCTCCGCAAGGCATTGGATGAGTTTAACTAA
- a CDS encoding DNA starvation/stationary phase protection protein: MDAKAISLSETDVKPVVDLLNDYLANYHIHYQKLRGCHWNIKGQNFFTLHAKFEELYTNAQETIDEIAERVLTLGKPPHSRFADYINESEIKEINTIGMKDLDMVDAILDDFAKLINLERGLLEATEEAGDDGTNDMVNRFMQFKEKNTWMLRSFAGKK; the protein is encoded by the coding sequence ATGGATGCCAAAGCAATCAGTCTAAGCGAAACCGACGTAAAACCCGTTGTGGACCTGCTGAACGACTACCTCGCAAACTATCACATTCATTACCAAAAACTGAGAGGCTGCCACTGGAACATCAAGGGTCAAAACTTTTTTACCCTGCACGCGAAATTCGAGGAATTGTACACCAACGCGCAGGAAACGATCGACGAAATCGCCGAACGTGTACTTACCCTGGGCAAGCCGCCGCACAGCCGTTTCGCCGACTATATCAACGAATCGGAAATCAAGGAGATCAACACGATCGGCATGAAAGACCTGGACATGGTGGATGCCATCCTCGACGACTTCGCCAAGCTGATCAATCTCGAACGGGGGCTACTGGAAGCTACCGAAGAGGCCGGCGACGACGGTACCAACGACATGGTGAACCGTTTTATGCAGTTCAAGGAAAAGAATACGTGGATGCTGCGGTCATTCGCGGGAAAAAAATGA